CAGGATGGCGTGTATACCTACTTCCGCTACAACGACGCGGGCGAGTGCGTGATGGTGATTGCCAATAATACTAAAGAGGTGAAGAAGGTGGATGGCACCCGCTACGCCGAGCGCACCGCTGGCTTTTCGTCGGGTGTGGAGGTGGTGAGCGGGGCTAGCCTCGCCGATTTGAAGACCCTGACAGTGCCGGCGCACACGGCCTGGGTGGTGGAGCTGCGGAAGTAGGCTTGCGCGTTAGGTTTTATCCCGCCTACCTTGCCGGCACTTATGAAAAACCTGATGCTGGCGGCCAGCTTGCTGGCCGTATCCGCTTTTACCTTGCCCGTGGCCCAAGACCCCAACACGACTACCGAGATTCCGCAGGATAACAAGCTCGTTATCTACCAGTTGCTACCGCGCTTGTTTGGCAATAAGGTGGCCCTGAACAAGCCCTACGGCACGGTGCTCGAAAATGGCTGCGGCAAGTTTAACGACATCAATGACCTGGCCCTGACCAAAATCAAGGAGATGGGTGCGTCGCACGTGTGGTACACCGGCGTGCTGGAGCACGCCACCATGACCAGCTACCCGCAGTCGGGCCTGCTCGCCGACGATGCCGACGTGGTGAAGGGCCGCGCCGGCTCGCCCTACGCCGTGAAGGACTACTACGACGTGGCTCCCGACCTGGCCGTGGACAAAAAGGCCCGCATGGCCGAGTTTGAGGCCCTCGTGGCGCGCACCCACGCCCACGGCCTAAAGGTGCTGATGGACTTCATCCCCAACCACGTGGCCCGCTCGTACCACTCCGACGCCAAGCCGGCCGGCGTGGTAGACCTGGGCGCGCAGGATGACAAGACCAAGGCCTTTGCGCCCAACAACAATTTTTATTACCTGCCCGGCGAGCACTTTACGGTGCCCGCCGGCTACGACCCGCTCGGGCCGTTGAAGGGGCCCGGCGAGGATGGCAAGTACAACGAGTTTCCGGCCAAGGCCACCGGCAACGACGTGTTTTCGGCCGCCCCGAGCGTGAACGACTGGTTTGAAACCATCAAGCTCAACTACGGCGTCGATTACCAGCACGGGCGCAAAACGTATTTCGAGCCCATTCCGGATACGTGGAAGAAGATGCGCGACATCCTCGTATTCTGGGCCAAGAAAGACGTGGACGGCTTTCGCTGCGACATGGCCGAGATGGTGCCCGTCGAGTTCTGGGCCTGGGTTATTCCGGAACTGAAAAAGGGGAAGCCCGGCCTTATTTTCATCGGTGAAGCCTACAATCCAAAGGAATACGCCACGTATTTCAACAAGGGTCACTTCGACTTTCTCTACGACAAGGTAGGCCTCTACGACGGGCTGCGCCGCCTCATGCGCCAGGAAGGCAACATGGATGACATCACCCACGTGTGGAAAGAAGAAAGCAACGGCTTCAGCTCCAAGATGCTGCGCTTTCTGGAAAACCACGACGAGCAGCGCATTGCCTCTAAGGAATTTGCCGGCGACCCGCGCCGCGCCATTCCGGCCATGACGGTGAGCGCCACCCTAGCCACCGGGCCCATCATGCTCTACATGGGCCAGGAGGTGGGCGAGCCCGCGCTGGGCAGCGAAGGCTTTTCGGGCGAGGATGGCCGCACGACCATTTTCGACTACTGGGGCGTGCCCGAGCACCAGAAGTGGCTGAACCAGGGCAAGATGGACGGCGCCAAGCTCAGCGCCGAGCAAAAGCAGCTGCGCGACTTTTACAAGCGCCTGCTAACCCTGGCGGGCAGCAGCGAGGCCATCCGTAAGGGTCAGTTTTATGAGTTGCAGGATGCCAACAATCTCAGCAAGGAATACGACCAGCGCCAGCTGTACTGCTTTTTGCGCTACACCAAGGGCCAGCAGGTGCTGGTGGTCGTCAACTTTAGCGATACCAAAACCTACCGCCCCACCCTGCTCATTCCGGAGGCCGTGTTGCAGCGCATGGGCCTGCCTACCCAGCGCACTTTCACCTACCGCGACCTGCTCAACGGCGGCGAGCCGCTGGCTAGCCTCAGCAAGCTCACACTGGCACCGCTCAGTGCCCTGGTTTTAGAAATTAAGCCGCAATAGCTAGGACTAAAGCACTGGCTAGGCGTAACTTTCAGCTACTTCATTTCCCACCCTTTTTGTTTCGCTGCTATGGCCGGTAGTGCTATCATCGACAACCCCTCGGCGCTGCGCGTGAAGCCCCGCCTGAGCTTCTGGCAAATCTGGAACATGAGCTTCGGCTTTCTGGGCATCCAGTTTGGCTTTGCCCTCCAGAATGGCAATATGAGCCGCATCTTCGAAACGATGGGTGCCAAAGAAGACCAGCTAGCCTTTCTGTGGCTGGCGGCGCCCACCACCGGCCTGCTCATTCAGCCCATTATCGGCTACCTCTCCGACCGCACCTGGAGCCCGCGCTGGGGCCGGCGGCGACCATTTTTCCTGGTGGGCGCGCTGTGCGCCTCGCTAGCCCTGCTGGTGATGCCCCACGTATCGGCCCTCTGGATGGCGGCCGGCATGCTCTGGATTATGGATTCGAGCATCAACATCTCGATGGAGCCGTTTCGGGCACTGGTCGGCGATATGCTGCCCAGCAACCAGCGCACCACGGGCTTCGGCGCCCAAACGTTCTTTATCGGCATCGGGGCCGTGGTGGGGTCGCTATTACCTTATATTTTCACCAACTGGCTGCACTTCAGTAATGTGGCGCCGGCCGGCGAGATTTCGCCTTCGCTGAAATACGCCTTTTATACCGGCGGCATTGTGTATTTTCTGGCGGTGCTCTGGACGGTTATCCGGACCCGCGAATACCCGCCCGAAAACCTGGCTGAGTTTGAAGCTGAGAAGGCTCGCACCGCCGGCTTCTGGCACGGCATCCAGGAGTCGTTTGCGGGCATTGCCGACATGCCCCGCACTATGCGGCAGCTGGCGGTGGTGCAGTTTTTTAGCTGGCTAGCCCTGTTTTCGATGTGGATTTATGCCACGCCGGCCATCACGAGCCACATCTATCACACCAGCGATACTACCTCAAAAATCTACAACGAAGGAGCCGACTGGGTGAACGTGTGCTTTTCCGTCTACAACGGCATTTCGGCGCTGGCGGCGCTGGCGCTGCCCGTTATTGCGCGCGCCACGAGCCGGCGCGTCACGCACCTGCTCTGCCTCACGGCGGGCGGCCTGGGGCTGATTTCCATCTACTTTATTCAAAACCCCCAGTTGTTGCTGCTATCGATGGTGGGTGTGGGCGTGGCCTGGGCCAGCATTCTGAGCATTCCCTACGCCATGCTGGCCGGCGCGCTGCCGTCGAATAAAATGGGCTACTACATGGGCGTGTTCAACTTCTTCATCGTGCTGCCCCAGATGCTGGCCAGCGTCACGCTGGGTTTCTTCACAAAGCATCTGTTTCACAACGACTCCTCGCTCACGCTCGTGCTCGGCGGCGGCTCGATGATACTTTCGGGCCTACTCACCCTGCGCGTGCACGACGCCGACGACATTCGCCTCCCCAACAACATGACGCCCGCCGAAAACCTGGCCTACGACGTGCTGGCCAGCAGTAACCCGAACGTATAGCGTCATTCACTCCGAAGAAAGCCCGACCTTACTGGCGGGCTTTTTTTACGCTTGTTACTCGTCGTGGCCCGGCAGCGCTACGCTGGGCACCACGCTGGCGGCCTTCGTTTCATAGGCGGCTTGCAGCTGCGCGGCTGCCGAGGGCTGCTGGTCCAACCCGGTTAAATCGGGCTGGCCGGCATCGACCCAGGCCGTGTACCAGAACGCGCCGATGAGCCGCGCCGCGTAGCGCAGCTGGCGCTCGACCTGCCCCCCTAGCCGCCGGTGATACGCCAGGCTGAACTCGCGCGAGTAGACCCGGATGGTCTGGTTGCCGCGCTGCTCGTAGCTGAATTTGCGGTCCTCGCTTAGCTCACCCGACACGAGCCGCTCCATCTGAAACACCGAATCGACGGCCGCGTGGGCGCGGGCCACGGCCGCCCAGGCGGCCTCGGTGGGCTGCTCCAGGTACGGCGCCTGGCCGGTAAGCAGGTCGTAGTCGGCGGCTTGCAGCTCGGGCAGGCGCGACTCCCAGAGCGCGTGGATGCCGCGCTGGTTGGTAAGCTGGCCGTTATAGTTGCGGGTGGTGTGCAGCGGCACGCAGACATCAGCCACGTAGTGGCCCAGGTCAGCAGCCAGGTACAGAATGCGGTCAGTATCGCCGGCCTGGAAGGCGGCCGTGAGCTGGCTTTTCATGCTAGCCACCTGCCAGGGCACCATGCCGTGGTGCAGCAGCGAGTCTTCGCCGCCCACCAGGGCCACCGCGTCGGCGTAGGCGCGGGGCAGGCCGTGGCGCGTGAGGGCGCTGTCGCCGTACACGTCCACGTCCATAAAGTGGCGCGGCGCTTCGGTGGGCACCACCGTGCGCCGCGAATCGGGCCGGGTGGCGTTGTTGGTAAGGTAGTCAATGTTGGCCTTAAAAAACGGCA
The genomic region above belongs to Hymenobacter sp. BRD128 and contains:
- a CDS encoding alpha-amylase family glycosyl hydrolase — protein: MKNLMLAASLLAVSAFTLPVAQDPNTTTEIPQDNKLVIYQLLPRLFGNKVALNKPYGTVLENGCGKFNDINDLALTKIKEMGASHVWYTGVLEHATMTSYPQSGLLADDADVVKGRAGSPYAVKDYYDVAPDLAVDKKARMAEFEALVARTHAHGLKVLMDFIPNHVARSYHSDAKPAGVVDLGAQDDKTKAFAPNNNFYYLPGEHFTVPAGYDPLGPLKGPGEDGKYNEFPAKATGNDVFSAAPSVNDWFETIKLNYGVDYQHGRKTYFEPIPDTWKKMRDILVFWAKKDVDGFRCDMAEMVPVEFWAWVIPELKKGKPGLIFIGEAYNPKEYATYFNKGHFDFLYDKVGLYDGLRRLMRQEGNMDDITHVWKEESNGFSSKMLRFLENHDEQRIASKEFAGDPRRAIPAMTVSATLATGPIMLYMGQEVGEPALGSEGFSGEDGRTTIFDYWGVPEHQKWLNQGKMDGAKLSAEQKQLRDFYKRLLTLAGSSEAIRKGQFYELQDANNLSKEYDQRQLYCFLRYTKGQQVLVVVNFSDTKTYRPTLLIPEAVLQRMGLPTQRTFTYRDLLNGGEPLASLSKLTLAPLSALVLEIKPQ
- a CDS encoding MFS transporter; translated protein: MAGSAIIDNPSALRVKPRLSFWQIWNMSFGFLGIQFGFALQNGNMSRIFETMGAKEDQLAFLWLAAPTTGLLIQPIIGYLSDRTWSPRWGRRRPFFLVGALCASLALLVMPHVSALWMAAGMLWIMDSSINISMEPFRALVGDMLPSNQRTTGFGAQTFFIGIGAVVGSLLPYIFTNWLHFSNVAPAGEISPSLKYAFYTGGIVYFLAVLWTVIRTREYPPENLAEFEAEKARTAGFWHGIQESFAGIADMPRTMRQLAVVQFFSWLALFSMWIYATPAITSHIYHTSDTTSKIYNEGADWVNVCFSVYNGISALAALALPVIARATSRRVTHLLCLTAGGLGLISIYFIQNPQLLLLSMVGVGVAWASILSIPYAMLAGALPSNKMGYYMGVFNFFIVLPQMLASVTLGFFTKHLFHNDSSLTLVLGGGSMILSGLLTLRVHDADDIRLPNNMTPAENLAYDVLASSNPNV
- a CDS encoding zinc dependent phospholipase C family protein, yielding MSKLLRFKLGKRCLLLALACWLARPAPARAWGFFGHRLLNRLAVYTLPPEMLPFFKANIDYLTNNATRPDSRRTVVPTEAPRHFMDVDVYGDSALTRHGLPRAYADAVALVGGEDSLLHHGMVPWQVASMKSQLTAAFQAGDTDRILYLAADLGHYVADVCVPLHTTRNYNGQLTNQRGIHALWESRLPELQAADYDLLTGQAPYLEQPTEAAWAAVARAHAAVDSVFQMERLVSGELSEDRKFSYEQRGNQTIRVYSREFSLAYHRRLGGQVERQLRYAARLIGAFWYTAWVDAGQPDLTGLDQQPSAAAQLQAAYETKAASVVPSVALPGHDE